From Plectropomus leopardus isolate mb chromosome 17, YSFRI_Pleo_2.0, whole genome shotgun sequence, a single genomic window includes:
- the LOC121956279 gene encoding interferon-induced protein 44-like has translation MQSSIVIFQSLSLKYARIQYYNTNPTPKDRVHVLVCVISSFSPILDVLSDTLFIKMREVRLAARDMGIPLMAILTKIDETCPEVEKDIKNVYKSKHLKRQMEELSLALGIPLYRIFPVKNYHSEIDTNADTDALILSALRRIINFGEDFLNDL, from the exons ATGCAATCCAGCATTGTGATCT TTCAATCCCTCTCTCTCAAATACGCAAGGATTCAATATTACAACACAAACCCCACACCAAAGGACCGTGTTCATGTTCTGGTTTGTGtcatctcttctttctctcccatACTCGACGTTTTGAGTGATACACTATTCATAAAGATGAGAGAAGTCAGACTTGCTGCCAGAGACATGG GGATTCCTCTAATGGCTATTCTCACCAAAATTGATGAAACCTGTCCAGAGGTCGAAAAAGATATAAAGAACGTGTATAAGAGCAAGCACCTGAAGAGACAG ATGGAGGAATTGAGTTTGGCCCTGGGTATTCCACTTTACCGCATATTTCCTGTTAAGAACTACCACTCAGAGATCGACACAAACGCAGACACTGACGCACTGATACTGAGCGCACTGAGACGGATAATTAACTTTGGAGAAGACTTCCTCAATGACCTGTAA